TGAAAAGCATTTgagtattaaataaaaaatcacaaaaactCAGGAGAGAATTTCTTGTGCTGTGGGATTCACTGGTAAAATGGATGACTTAGCAGAGTCAGTTTTAAAtcacagctcaggcagcagtAGCAGTACAACTGCGTTAGTATGGGGCCCAACACTGTTCAGTTTTCCCTGCTTCTTTTCTGTAACTGTAATGTGAACATCCCCTGGGCATTTTTACAGATGCAAATATGCTTCAGGATAACACCCTACCTGAACTCTTCCCCTCCTATTTGATCTTGTAGTACTTAAAATCCTAACTGGGACTGCATTTAGATTTATAAGAATTTATTTCCACTCTCTCTTTTAGACAGTAATATATTGAAATTGTATAGCACACTTTTTAAACTTGCTATTTACTTGCATCTAGCTTCTGCTTTGGTCAGACAGGATGATTTACCCTCACCCAGGATGTCCTTTCCTAATGTTTTCTAGCAGCCCATTTTGTAACACCCAGTTGCTACACCTAAGATTTGAAATGGCCTGAGAGTAAGGACAGTACTGCCCACATTTCTTGGCCTGGCAGGATCTAAGCAGGATTTCCATGGAGTCTGGGTATCCATGGTGTTTAATCCCTTGCTCAGAAAAACTGTCCATAGAGAAGTTGACTGTAATGTGTTCAAAACTCAGCTCTCAGTAACAAACAGAATTTGTATCTCAGATAGAACAACATATGGTTGTTATCTGGCCCTAGGAAGGACAGATTTGTGTTGCAAGTAAACAAACTGATGAATGAGTAGCAGAATTAAAACAATATCTCTGATCTTTACTGTAAAAGCATGCAGATGCtcagaagagagaagaaaaaatagcACAGCACAAAATCACCACAATGATGTAGTTTCTCTAAGGATAATTTCTTCCCATATATTATTGATTCATGCTTGTTTTTAGGAGTATGGCTAGAAATGTCATAAGGACTACAGCAGTTCTCTGCCCAACCTTCTCATCTATTTTTCCTTAGGCTGGAGGATATTTAGATAAAAGTACATGTTGTAGTTACTGATGCCATCTGTGAGATTTCTGGATTATTCCTTGAGCAAGAGACAGGTGGGAAGTCCTTCTGGCTTTTTAGGCAGGCCATCTCATTCCTACCTTGTCTTAGTCATCCTGTATTCTTCCGTTTCCAGAATATGTTCCAGGAAGATTTCAGGAACATGACTGAAGGGACCAGGAACAGCAGCGACTCCTCCTCCGCCTTCGTTCACACCAACACCATGAGTGCCATCCTGGTCACTGTCTACTCGGTTGCCTTGGCTGGAGGTGGAATTGGGTCCATCACAATGTCCTTTGTGCTGCTCAAGATGAACACTCTGTCTGTGACCACGACTGCCATCATTAACCTGGTGGTTGTGCACAGCCTCCTCCTCTTCACGGTGCCCTTCCGCCTGCACTACTATGTCAAAAAGAAGTGGGTATTTGACATGCCATTTTGCAAGATGGTGAGTGCCATGGTGCACATCCACATGTACCTGACCTTCATATTCTATGTGATCACGCTGGTGATCCGGTGGCTCGTCTTCTTTCAGTGGAAGGACAAGGTGGAGTTTTACAGGAAGCTGCACGCCATTGGGGCGAGCGCTGCCGTGTGGCTCTTCGTCATGGTCTTTGGGGTGCCGCTCTTCTACTTTGAGTACGGAAGCTCAGGCACGTACGAAAATACAACATGCTTCCAGTTCCAAAAAGAGCTAAAGCACAAAAGTGTGAAAGCCCTGAACTACACCCTAATTGTAGCTGTTGCCCTCATTTCTTGTGTCCTCTTGAGCTTGCAGATTTTTATCCTGGTAAAAGTGGCAAGAAAATTTTCCACCTCCCTCTGTTCACACCAAGAATTCTGGGCCCAGGTGAAAAACTTGATTTTCATCTGGATCATTATAATTTGGTTCCTTCCCTATCACCTGTTCAGGGCCTACTACATAGAGTATGTGAGTGATTTTAACCAGTTAGAAAGCTACAATGAGGTTTTTTTGAGCCTGACTGCCCTGAGCTGTCTGGACCTGCTGTCATTCGTGCTGAGCGGAAGCAGCTTCTTCAAGCAAAATGTGGGGATGCTCCACAGGAAGTTGTTTTGCTGCTAGCATCAGCCTCCTGCAGCATGTGCAGGACCTGGGATAGGACAGTGATGGACAGACATGGCAAACTCGCTCCTCAGCAAGTTGAGGGTATGCTCTGGAAACGGTACAACACACCCGCACAGGGCTTTGCATGTCAGCTTCCTGAAGTAATGGAACAAACTGCCCCCAGGATCTCAGCTAGTAAACAGGAAGGTGACCTCAGCAATTTCCTCATGGGGCTACCCAGTGAGTTGTGGATGgacctggagaagaggaaagaaaggccATGGGCTCTTCTTTCTTACTGCTTTTACTTCAAGATTTGCGAAGTCAAAGGCACTAGGAGGAGACTTGAGAATTGCAATGTAGAAACACAAATAAGGAAGCTGGTTTATATAGACTAAGGTACAGATTTTTGAAACTTAAAGATCTATATCATTTTCCCATacatttcatatttatttcCCACAAGCTCTCATAAAATATCAGGGAAGATATTGCTCTTCCTGAGTAGGTCTGTTTCTTTACTGTTAAGAGTAACTTTCTAAGTGAATTGAACTACTAAACCAGCTATTTAAAACTAAATCAGTGATAGATAgttatttcttaaaatattttctcagaaTCACTTTTTGAGATGGTATCACTGCAGCAGAAAAGAATTTTATATTTCTCACATTATGAAAATATGTCTTAAAAATTATACACTATTACTGAAATGGACATTGCAAGTTCAAACAAAAGCCTGTATTATTATTCacaatttttttcaattaaaagtAATATTTTACAGTCAGGACAAATTTTTTTAGATCATTCAGAAAGAATGATCCAAAAAAGACCTTGGATACCCAAGACATTTGTCTTCTCTTCAAAAGACAAATATCTTAGGTATCCAAGGTAGCAATGGTTTTTTGTAAATCTTATGTTGATTTTGTGCATTTATGGAGTTTATAAGTAGTTACAGTGTGTTTAGCTTGAAAGCAATTCTATAAA
This genomic window from Zonotrichia albicollis isolate bZonAlb1 chromosome 1, bZonAlb1.hap1, whole genome shotgun sequence contains:
- the GPR141 gene encoding putative G-protein coupled receptor 141 codes for the protein MFQEDFRNMTEGTRNSSDSSSAFVHTNTMSAILVTVYSVALAGGGIGSITMSFVLLKMNTLSVTTTAIINLVVVHSLLLFTVPFRLHYYVKKKWVFDMPFCKMVSAMVHIHMYLTFIFYVITLVIRWLVFFQWKDKVEFYRKLHAIGASAAVWLFVMVFGVPLFYFEYGSSGTYENTTCFQFQKELKHKSVKALNYTLIVAVALISCVLLSLQIFILVKVARKFSTSLCSHQEFWAQVKNLIFIWIIIIWFLPYHLFRAYYIEYVSDFNQLESYNEVFLSLTALSCLDLLSFVLSGSSFFKQNVGMLHRKLFCC